In Bacillus toyonensis BCT-7112, a single window of DNA contains:
- a CDS encoding SMI1/KNR4 family protein, whose amino-acid sequence MKEVREIIETKKQGVFELYIKETEEKLGVVFPAQYRDLFKLVNNAEIGEWILYPIKDNKNVAKTWDDVVRQNIELRDEYISEDLMIIGDDGSGDKLCFKIHNGIVCDEIYIWYHEDAEREEIARNLKGFIIETMQEDDAF is encoded by the coding sequence ATGAAAGAAGTAAGAGAAATTATTGAAACAAAGAAACAAGGTGTATTTGAATTGTATATAAAAGAAACCGAAGAAAAGTTAGGTGTTGTTTTCCCGGCACAATATAGAGATCTTTTTAAATTAGTAAATAACGCTGAAATAGGGGAATGGATATTATATCCTATTAAAGATAATAAAAATGTAGCAAAAACTTGGGATGATGTAGTTAGACAAAATATTGAGTTGAGAGATGAATATATATCTGAAGACCTTATGATAATTGGTGACGATGGTTCAGGGGATAAATTGTGCTTTAAAATACATAACGGAATAGTTTGTGATGAAATATATATTTGGTATCACGAAGATGCGGAAAGGGAAGAAATAGCCCGAAATTTAAAAGGATTTATTATAGAAACTATGCAGGAAGACGATGCTTTTTAG
- the entB gene encoding cell wall-binding protein EntB, with amino-acid sequence MKKIIGAATATVFGLGAFTTSAIAETIVTADVLNVREKPTTESKVIEKVKEGQKLKVINTEEGWSKIDLNGKELFVSSEFTKDIYHVTANLLNVRSEANTESEILGRLKKDDVIESTHQAKDGWLQFEYKGKTAYANVSFLSSTAPSEKKAGEKTKQVAKVQKAVKAKEEAKTQKVAKIQEIAKTKETTKMLEEVKVQEVAKGKEEKKVQEIAKPKEETKVQEIAKPKEEAKVKEVEKVKEEAKAQEIAKAKEEAKVQEIAKAKEEAKVKEVEKVKEEAKAQEIAKAKEEAKAQEIAKAKEEAKAQEIAKAKEEAKAQEIARAKEEAKAQEIAKAKEEAKAQEIARAKEEAKAKEIARAKEEAKAREIEKAKEEAKAKEESKNNTQSAKRELTVVATAYTADPSENGTYGGRVLTAMGHDLTANPNMRIIAVDPKVIPLGSKVWVEGYGEAIAGDTGSAIKGNRIDVLMGSKSKAMNWGRQTVKVKIL; translated from the coding sequence ATGAAAAAAATAATTGGCGCAGCAACAGCAACAGTTTTTGGATTGGGGGCTTTTACTACATCTGCTATCGCAGAAACGATCGTAACAGCGGATGTACTCAACGTACGTGAAAAGCCAACTACGGAATCAAAAGTTATCGAAAAAGTAAAAGAAGGACAAAAGTTAAAAGTAATAAATACCGAAGAAGGATGGTCAAAAATTGATTTAAATGGTAAAGAATTGTTTGTAAGTTCGGAGTTTACAAAAGATATTTATCATGTAACAGCAAACTTGTTAAATGTACGCTCTGAAGCAAACACAGAATCAGAAATTCTTGGTAGACTGAAAAAAGATGATGTAATTGAATCAACGCATCAAGCAAAAGACGGATGGCTACAATTTGAGTATAAAGGAAAAACAGCTTATGCAAATGTTTCTTTCCTATCAAGTACAGCACCAAGTGAAAAGAAAGCTGGAGAGAAAACGAAGCAAGTAGCGAAAGTACAAAAAGCGGTAAAAGCTAAGGAAGAAGCCAAAACGCAGAAAGTAGCAAAAATACAGGAAATAGCAAAAACAAAAGAAACAACAAAAATGCTGGAAGAAGTAAAAGTACAAGAAGTAGCAAAAGGTAAGGAAGAAAAGAAAGTGCAAGAAATAGCGAAGCCTAAAGAAGAAACAAAAGTACAAGAAATAGCGAAGCCTAAGGAAGAAGCAAAAGTAAAAGAGGTAGAAAAAGTTAAAGAAGAAGCGAAAGCCCAAGAAATAGCAAAGGCTAAGGAAGAAGCGAAAGTACAAGAAATAGCAAAGGCTAAGGAAGAAGCAAAAGTAAAAGAGGTAGAAAAAGTTAAGGAAGAAGCGAAAGCCCAAGAAATAGCAAAGGCTAAAGAAGAAGCGAAAGCCCAAGAAATAGCAAAGGCTAAAGAAGAAGCGAAAGCCCAAGAAATAGCAAAGGCTAAAGAAGAAGCAAAAGCCCAAGAAATAGCAAGGGCTAAGGAAGAAGCAAAAGCCCAAGAAATAGCAAAGGCTAAGGAAGAAGCAAAAGCCCAAGAAATAGCAAGGGCTAAGGAAGAAGCGAAAGCCAAAGAAATAGCAAGGGCTAAGGAAGAAGCGAAAGCTCGAGAAATAGAAAAGGCTAAAGAAGAAGCGAAAGCAAAAGAAGAATCTAAAAATAACACACAGTCTGCTAAACGTGAATTAACGGTAGTAGCGACAGCATATACTGCTGATCCAAGTGAAAATGGTACATATGGTGGACGCGTTTTAACTGCGATGGGGCATGATTTAACGGCTAATCCGAATATGAGAATTATTGCAGTTGATCCGAAAGTAATTCCTTTAGGATCTAAAGTATGGGTAGAAGGTTATGGAGAAGCTATCGCTGGAGATACCGGAAGTGCAATTAAAGGTAATCGCATTGATGTTTTAATGGGGTCAAAAAGTAAAGCTATGAATTGGGGAAGACAAACCGTTAAAGTGAAAATTCTATAA
- a CDS encoding VOC family protein, translating into MKIEHIAIWVNDLELMRDFYIKYFNGKSNSLYHNEAKQFESYFITFESGARIELMRKKGIENQPNLHITGYAHMAFSVGSEERVNTFTTTLQDDGYPLLSGPRFTGDGYYESVIGDPEGNQIEITI; encoded by the coding sequence ATGAAAATTGAACATATCGCAATTTGGGTAAATGATTTAGAATTAATGCGTGATTTTTATATAAAATACTTTAACGGTAAATCAAACTCTTTATATCATAATGAAGCGAAACAATTTGAATCTTATTTTATTACGTTCGAATCTGGAGCAAGGATCGAACTAATGCGTAAAAAAGGTATAGAAAACCAGCCTAACCTTCATATAACTGGCTATGCACATATGGCTTTTTCTGTCGGTAGTGAAGAACGTGTAAATACATTTACTACAACATTACAAGATGATGGTTACCCTTTATTAAGTGGACCTCGTTTCACTGGAGATGGATATTACGAAAGTGTGATAGGCGATCCGGAAGGTAATCAAATTGAAATTACGATTTAG
- a CDS encoding GNAT family N-acetyltransferase encodes MQKLYFTKYGATDFNQYFQLVSNEEVMAQITERAIPLDEAQNDFEKLLKRNEKHRLFGSYKVYDSITNEYIGLGHVTLSEENEKEAEIGYMILPGYWGKRYGSAIAKELMHIAKQTEVNVLKAIIDPNNIPSRKILLNFGFTSEKVCEIDGLPGEILSTYI; translated from the coding sequence ATGCAAAAGCTATATTTTACTAAATATGGAGCAACAGATTTCAATCAATATTTCCAACTCGTATCAAATGAAGAAGTGATGGCGCAAATTACCGAGCGTGCCATTCCGTTAGATGAGGCACAAAATGACTTTGAAAAATTGTTAAAGCGCAACGAAAAGCATCGGCTATTTGGCTCCTATAAAGTGTATGACTCTATTACAAATGAATATATCGGCCTTGGACACGTTACACTCAGTGAGGAAAATGAAAAAGAGGCTGAAATTGGTTATATGATTTTGCCAGGATACTGGGGAAAGAGATATGGTAGTGCGATTGCAAAGGAATTAATGCATATAGCGAAGCAAACAGAAGTAAACGTATTAAAAGCAATTATTGATCCGAATAATATCCCCTCTCGTAAAATATTATTAAACTTCGGTTTTACATCTGAAAAAGTTTGCGAGATTGATGGATTGCCTGGGGAGATTTTGAGTACATATATTTAA
- a CDS encoding NADPH-dependent FMN reductase — protein MCKYKRVIAISGSIREGSSNTNVLKTLAAFIPEGIDYTIYNGIGELPHFNPDVDRVGAPIVVEKFRKTLSEAHALIICTPEYAKSIPGVLKNALEWLVSSAELYKKPVAIITASPSIAGGDKAHESLLLTLGMLDTIVVQNGSLLISSARTKFSNDAKVTDEDTKEALISLVQSVVDEIKK, from the coding sequence ATGTGTAAATACAAAAGGGTCATAGCGATTTCAGGAAGTATTAGGGAAGGGTCATCCAACACAAACGTATTAAAAACTTTAGCAGCATTTATTCCAGAAGGTATAGATTACACTATTTATAATGGGATAGGGGAACTACCTCATTTTAATCCGGATGTAGATCGAGTTGGAGCACCGATTGTTGTTGAAAAATTTCGAAAGACATTAAGTGAGGCACATGCACTTATTATTTGTACACCAGAGTACGCAAAAAGTATTCCAGGAGTTTTGAAGAATGCATTAGAATGGCTTGTTTCATCAGCGGAACTTTATAAAAAGCCAGTTGCTATTATAACAGCTTCACCGTCGATTGCTGGAGGGGATAAAGCTCATGAATCATTATTACTTACGCTAGGTATGCTAGATACAATTGTCGTTCAAAATGGTTCGCTATTAATCTCATCAGCGCGCACTAAATTTAGTAATGATGCAAAGGTAACAGATGAGGATACAAAGGAAGCTCTTATCTCTTTAGTTCAAAGTGTAGTAGACGAGATAAAGAAATAA
- a CDS encoding DinB family protein: MQKRPDANEYNPYYSTYINLIPNGDIIRILEQQMKETNLLLKDISDSEGHFRYAPNKWSIKEVIGHIVDTERIMAYRLLSIARGETAELPGYNDDMYVLRAAFDKQSMQDLLENLIVVRQSTVHLLKSLDKEAWLQRGIANNSEVTVLALANIIAGHELHHRQIIKERYLGSNAYPAC; encoded by the coding sequence ATGCAAAAGAGACCAGACGCAAATGAATATAATCCGTATTATTCAACGTACATAAATTTAATACCAAATGGAGATATCATACGTATTCTAGAGCAACAAATGAAGGAAACAAATCTTTTATTGAAAGATATTTCTGATAGTGAGGGACATTTTCGATATGCTCCTAATAAATGGAGTATAAAAGAAGTAATCGGTCATATTGTGGATACTGAACGTATTATGGCATATCGATTGCTTTCCATAGCAAGAGGCGAGACAGCAGAACTTCCTGGATATAACGATGATATGTATGTTCTTAGAGCAGCTTTTGATAAGCAATCTATGCAAGATCTTCTTGAGAATTTAATAGTTGTTCGCCAATCTACTGTGCATTTGCTTAAAAGTTTAGATAAAGAAGCCTGGTTACAAAGGGGAATCGCGAACAATTCTGAAGTCACGGTTCTTGCATTAGCAAACATTATCGCTGGTCATGAGCTTCATCATCGTCAAATTATAAAAGAACGTTATTTGGGTTCTAATGCATATCCAGCATGTTAA
- a CDS encoding DUF2332 domain-containing protein codes for MRTKEQISNLFRNFSIKECKGSSDLYEYLSMKIAEDEEVLTLSSYAQVGQPVPNLLLGAVHYLLLAGKEHHLKTYYSSLVENAETNLDKAFDYFKGFCKEYREEIITLLQTKLVQTNEVRRCAYLYPSFCYIFNKVNKPVALIEIGTSSGLQLFWDQYRYSYGTDEMYGNVNSNVHVTSEIRGENVPRFLKQSPPVVERIGLDLHVNDLHNEENYLWLRALIWPEHKERLEMFDQAATLVKEKSVQLIEGDGVALLPAIVNQIREDAVICIFHTHVANQIPENVKHTLEKQMKEIGAKRDVFHLYNNMWDRDLHIDYYINGNEYRETVGETEGHGRWFSWKLGDESLC; via the coding sequence ATGCGTACAAAAGAGCAAATTTCAAACTTATTTCGAAACTTTTCAATAAAGGAATGTAAAGGGTCAAGTGATTTATATGAATATTTATCAATGAAAATTGCTGAAGATGAGGAAGTACTTACACTATCGTCCTATGCTCAGGTAGGTCAACCAGTCCCAAACTTATTATTAGGTGCAGTACATTATTTATTGCTTGCAGGGAAAGAACATCATTTAAAAACGTATTATAGTAGTTTAGTTGAAAATGCCGAAACAAATTTAGATAAAGCTTTTGATTATTTTAAAGGTTTCTGTAAAGAATACCGAGAAGAAATCATTACTTTGTTACAAACAAAACTCGTTCAAACAAATGAAGTAAGGAGGTGTGCATACTTATACCCAAGTTTCTGTTACATATTTAACAAAGTGAATAAACCAGTAGCATTAATTGAAATTGGGACAAGCTCTGGATTACAATTGTTCTGGGACCAATACCGTTATTCGTACGGAACGGATGAAATGTACGGAAATGTAAATTCAAATGTGCATGTAACTTCTGAAATAAGAGGGGAGAATGTGCCGCGTTTTCTAAAACAAAGTCCGCCTGTCGTAGAAAGAATCGGGCTTGATTTACATGTGAATGATTTACATAATGAGGAAAATTATTTATGGCTACGTGCACTCATTTGGCCAGAACATAAAGAAAGGCTTGAAATGTTTGACCAAGCAGCGACGCTTGTAAAAGAAAAATCAGTGCAATTAATTGAAGGGGACGGTGTAGCGCTTCTTCCGGCCATTGTAAATCAAATAAGGGAAGATGCTGTTATTTGTATTTTCCATACACATGTGGCAAACCAAATACCTGAGAATGTAAAACATACGCTAGAAAAACAAATGAAAGAAATTGGTGCAAAACGTGATGTATTCCACCTATATAACAACATGTGGGATCGTGATCTTCATATTGATTATTATATTAACGGAAACGAATATCGTGAAACTGTTGGGGAAACGGAAGGGCATGGGAGATGGTTTAGTTGGAAGCTTGGGGATGAGTCGCTTTGTTAA
- a CDS encoding malate:quinone oxidoreductase, with protein sequence MSNMQQKTDVILIGAGIMSATLGSLLKELAPEWEIKVFEKLASAGEESSNEWNNAGTGHSALCELNYTSEKSDGSIDISKAVKVNEQFQLSRQFWAYLVKSKLIRNPQDFIMPLPHMSLVEGEKNVEFLKNRFEALSKNPLFQGMEFSDAPETLKKWLPLIMEGRTSNEPMAATKIDSGTDVNFGALTRMLFDYLQTKNVELNYKHSVENIKRTKNGLWEVKVHDMNSGKIEHHTAKFVFIGGGGGSLPLLQKTGIPESKHIGGFPVSGLFMVCKNQKVIEQHHAKVYGKAKVGAPPMSVPHLDTRYIDNKKALLFGPFAGFSPKFLKTGSNLDLIGSVKPNNVLTMLAAGVKEMGLTKYLIQQVMLSHEKRMEELREFIPNAKSEDWDIVVAGQRVQVIKDTDAGGKGTLQFGTEVVSAADGSIAALLGASPGASTAVHVMLEVLEKCFPDRILGWEEKIKEMIPSYGISLTENPRLFQDLHTSTGRTLGLNEKETVHN encoded by the coding sequence ATGAGCAACATGCAGCAAAAAACAGACGTTATCTTAATTGGTGCAGGAATTATGAGTGCAACGTTAGGCTCATTACTAAAAGAATTAGCACCTGAATGGGAAATTAAAGTTTTTGAAAAACTCGCAAGTGCCGGGGAAGAAAGCTCTAACGAATGGAATAATGCAGGTACAGGGCATTCTGCGCTATGCGAACTGAACTATACTTCCGAAAAATCTGACGGATCTATAGATATTAGTAAGGCTGTAAAAGTGAATGAGCAATTCCAGCTTTCAAGACAATTTTGGGCATATCTTGTAAAAAGCAAATTAATTCGTAATCCACAAGATTTTATTATGCCACTTCCTCATATGAGTTTAGTAGAAGGGGAAAAAAATGTAGAGTTTCTAAAAAATCGTTTTGAAGCGCTTTCAAAAAATCCACTGTTTCAAGGAATGGAGTTTTCTGATGCTCCTGAAACATTAAAAAAATGGCTTCCTCTCATTATGGAAGGTCGTACATCTAATGAACCGATGGCTGCAACGAAGATTGACTCTGGAACAGATGTTAACTTCGGTGCATTAACACGTATGTTGTTTGATTACTTACAAACGAAAAATGTCGAGCTAAACTACAAACATAGTGTCGAAAATATTAAACGCACGAAAAATGGTTTGTGGGAAGTAAAAGTACACGATATGAATAGTGGTAAAATTGAGCATCATACTGCAAAATTTGTCTTTATCGGTGGCGGTGGCGGTAGCCTACCTCTACTACAAAAGACAGGTATTCCTGAATCAAAACATATCGGTGGATTCCCAGTAAGTGGACTATTTATGGTATGTAAAAATCAAAAAGTCATTGAGCAACATCATGCAAAAGTATACGGTAAAGCTAAAGTTGGTGCTCCGCCAATGTCTGTACCTCATCTGGATACGAGATATATAGATAATAAAAAAGCTTTATTGTTCGGACCGTTCGCAGGGTTCTCACCTAAATTCTTAAAAACTGGTTCAAATCTTGACTTAATCGGTTCTGTAAAACCGAATAACGTCTTAACGATGTTAGCTGCTGGTGTAAAAGAAATGGGACTAACAAAATACTTAATTCAACAAGTTATGTTATCACATGAAAAACGTATGGAAGAATTACGCGAATTCATTCCGAACGCAAAAAGTGAAGATTGGGATATTGTAGTTGCTGGGCAACGTGTACAAGTAATTAAAGATACTGATGCTGGCGGTAAAGGCACACTTCAATTCGGTACAGAAGTTGTAAGTGCAGCTGACGGATCAATCGCTGCATTACTAGGTGCTTCACCAGGTGCTTCTACTGCCGTTCACGTCATGCTTGAAGTATTAGAAAAATGTTTCCCTGATCGTATATTAGGATGGGAAGAAAAAATAAAAGAAATGATTCCTTCTTATGGCATTTCTCTTACTGAAAATCCAAGACTATTCCAAGATTTACACACTTCAACTGGACGTACACTTGGATTAAACGAAAAAGAAACTGTTCATAATTAA
- the lsrB gene encoding autoinducer 2 ABC transporter substrate-binding protein LsrB, translating into MKRKLGIVIIVCICLIGLIACSSQTADKKKADDVKFAFIPKLTGVGFFTSGGEGAKEMGDKLGVQVKYDGPSEASVSGQVKYINNFINQNYDALMVSSTSVDGLSQSLQRAKKKGMTVLTWDSDVNPKDRSFYISQGTPDQLANVLIEMTSKQIGDKGKVAFFYSSPTVTDQNQWVTKAKEIIKKKYPNWEIVTTQYGENNAQKSLSVGENILKTYPDINAVICPDATALPAMAQAAENLKMDKKVVVTGFSTPNVMRDYVKRGTVQQFGLWDVKQQGALATYVANEIVVKGKKLKVGDSFEVKGIGKVKVEPNSIQGYDYEAEGNGIIVLPERVVFTKDNIDKYNF; encoded by the coding sequence ATGAAGAGAAAACTGGGGATTGTTATTATTGTATGTATTTGTTTAATCGGTTTAATTGCTTGCTCTAGTCAAACAGCAGATAAGAAAAAGGCTGATGATGTAAAATTTGCATTCATCCCGAAATTAACTGGAGTTGGTTTCTTCACATCAGGTGGTGAAGGCGCGAAAGAGATGGGGGATAAGCTAGGTGTACAAGTAAAATATGATGGACCGTCTGAAGCGAGTGTATCAGGACAAGTAAAATATATAAACAATTTTATTAACCAAAACTATGATGCACTAATGGTTTCTTCTACGTCGGTGGACGGCCTATCACAATCACTGCAACGTGCTAAGAAAAAAGGGATGACAGTGTTAACGTGGGATTCTGATGTGAATCCGAAAGATCGTTCTTTTTATATAAGTCAAGGAACACCAGATCAACTTGCTAATGTATTGATTGAAATGACTTCAAAGCAAATTGGAGATAAAGGAAAAGTAGCATTCTTTTATTCAAGTCCAACTGTAACGGATCAAAACCAATGGGTAACGAAGGCGAAAGAAATAATTAAAAAGAAATATCCGAACTGGGAAATTGTAACGACTCAGTATGGTGAAAATAATGCGCAAAAGTCTTTGTCAGTAGGGGAGAACATATTAAAAACGTATCCTGATATAAACGCAGTCATTTGTCCAGATGCAACAGCACTTCCAGCAATGGCACAAGCAGCAGAAAATTTAAAAATGGATAAAAAAGTAGTTGTAACTGGATTTTCTACGCCGAACGTTATGCGTGATTATGTAAAACGAGGAACAGTACAACAATTTGGATTATGGGATGTAAAACAGCAAGGGGCTCTCGCAACATATGTAGCAAATGAAATTGTTGTGAAAGGGAAGAAGTTAAAAGTAGGGGATAGCTTCGAAGTAAAAGGTATCGGAAAAGTGAAAGTAGAGCCTAACTCCATACAAGGATATGACTATGAGGCAGAAGGAAACGGAATTATCGTATTACCAGAGCGAGTTGTCTTTACGAAAGATAATATTGATAAGTATAATTTTTAA
- a CDS encoding ABC transporter permease, with translation MKHVYRWEGVLIVFLLIEFILFSFLNSDFFNVSNLLFSTNDFLFIAIAAIPMTFVIVTGGIDVSVGSIMGLTSILIGVLWMSGIPILFAVIIALIISCLAGALNGIIIKMTGVEPLVVTLGTMFLYGGIALVISGGAGASGYEGISGLPDAYVQLANGSLVGIPNLLWILIVLTVLCTVLFHRTIYGRHVKLTGANENAAKYTGIKTEKVVIIAYIISGLGGGLGGAFLTAYFGSARADMGSETILPIITAVVLGGTLITGGKGSIIGTVLASVFIGLMQYGLQMTGLTNEQSNVVIGIILILSVIMRHFKVHPFLAGKRRNLHKGEIS, from the coding sequence ATGAAGCATGTTTACAGATGGGAAGGTGTTCTAATCGTATTCCTTCTTATAGAATTCATTCTCTTTAGTTTTCTAAATAGTGATTTCTTCAACGTTAGTAATCTCCTTTTTAGTACAAATGATTTCCTATTTATCGCAATCGCGGCGATACCAATGACTTTCGTTATTGTAACAGGAGGAATTGATGTATCGGTCGGCTCAATAATGGGGCTCACTTCGATTTTGATTGGTGTACTTTGGATGAGCGGAATACCTATTTTGTTTGCTGTCATAATCGCCCTAATAATAAGTTGCTTAGCAGGCGCTTTAAACGGAATCATTATAAAAATGACAGGTGTAGAACCACTTGTCGTTACACTCGGAACGATGTTTTTATACGGAGGAATTGCACTCGTCATTTCAGGAGGTGCGGGCGCTTCTGGATACGAAGGAATAAGTGGTTTACCTGATGCGTATGTGCAACTGGCAAATGGTAGTTTAGTAGGAATACCTAATCTATTATGGATCCTAATCGTATTAACTGTTTTATGCACTGTATTGTTTCATCGTACCATATATGGGCGCCACGTAAAATTAACAGGCGCAAACGAAAATGCAGCGAAATACACCGGAATCAAAACGGAGAAAGTAGTCATCATCGCTTATATAATTTCTGGGTTAGGAGGTGGATTAGGGGGAGCTTTCTTAACTGCATATTTTGGTTCCGCACGTGCTGATATGGGAAGTGAAACAATTTTACCGATCATTACAGCAGTCGTATTAGGCGGGACACTTATTACAGGGGGAAAAGGAAGTATTATCGGTACTGTACTAGCGAGTGTATTTATAGGACTAATGCAGTATGGCTTGCAAATGACAGGCTTAACTAATGAACAATCCAATGTAGTGATTGGTATTATCCTTATTCTTTCAGTTATTATGAGACATTTCAAAGTACATCCATTCTTAGCGGGAAAAAGAAGAAATTTGCATAAGGGGGAAATTTCATGA
- a CDS encoding ABC transporter permease subunit, which produces MKRMYKMHETSIILLLLMYIAIVGMINPSFVQFNSLSLMMKSSVILVVLAIGQSFVLFTKNIDVSVGSIMGLSAAVCGMLLTNGYSAFFSIVATMILGTIIGFLNGIGVAKFRVPAIIMTLGMLGIIRGAMLIFTGGKWIEDIPNVFKQLSSIVILGLPITVWIVLIILLLLYFFLMKVPYGRYFYAVGDNENGARLIGIPVNKVKINAFIISSLSAALAGCIFVMNIGFVPNQTGTGIELQVIAAAVLGGIHLKGGTGSIFGAALGALFLEAISSSLVFLKIPAFWNNAISGFLLLLIIILDSVMKKWRAERRMNI; this is translated from the coding sequence ATGAAACGCATGTATAAAATGCACGAAACGTCTATCATACTGTTACTACTTATGTATATAGCCATTGTCGGAATGATAAATCCTAGTTTTGTTCAGTTTAACTCGTTATCTTTAATGATGAAATCAAGCGTTATTTTAGTCGTTCTAGCAATTGGCCAATCTTTCGTCTTATTTACGAAAAATATAGACGTATCAGTTGGCTCGATTATGGGATTAAGCGCAGCGGTTTGCGGAATGTTGTTAACGAACGGGTATAGTGCATTCTTTTCAATTGTTGCTACTATGATACTTGGCACTATTATCGGTTTCTTAAACGGGATTGGCGTTGCGAAGTTTCGGGTACCAGCCATTATTATGACATTAGGCATGCTAGGAATTATTAGAGGTGCAATGTTAATCTTCACAGGCGGGAAGTGGATTGAAGATATTCCAAACGTTTTTAAGCAGCTGTCATCTATCGTCATACTTGGTCTACCGATAACTGTATGGATTGTTCTTATTATTTTACTACTACTCTATTTCTTTTTAATGAAAGTGCCGTACGGAAGATACTTTTATGCGGTAGGTGATAATGAAAATGGTGCAAGACTCATTGGGATACCTGTTAATAAAGTGAAGATAAATGCGTTTATTATATCGAGCTTAAGTGCGGCACTTGCTGGTTGCATTTTTGTTATGAATATCGGGTTCGTTCCAAATCAAACAGGTACAGGAATAGAACTACAGGTTATCGCAGCTGCTGTGCTAGGAGGAATTCATTTAAAAGGGGGAACAGGTTCTATATTTGGGGCCGCATTAGGTGCATTATTTTTAGAAGCAATAAGCAGTTCACTCGTCTTTTTAAAAATACCAGCATTTTGGAATAATGCTATTTCAGGATTTTTACTATTACTTATTATTATATTAGATAGTGTAATGAAAAAGTGGAGAGCAGAAAGGAGGATGAATATATGA